One Chiloscyllium plagiosum isolate BGI_BamShark_2017 unplaced genomic scaffold, ASM401019v2 scaf_11456, whole genome shotgun sequence genomic window carries:
- the LOC122547121 gene encoding histone H2A-like, which produces MSGRGKGGGKGRAKAKSRSSRAGLQFPVGRVHRLLRKGNYAERVGAGAPVYLAAVLEYLTAEILELAGNAARDNKKTRIIPRHLQLAVRNDEELNKLLGGVTIAQGGVLPNIQAVLLPKKTAAAGAAKK; this is translated from the coding sequence ATGTCTGGAAGAGGAAAGGGCGGTGGGAAAGGTCGCGCCAAGGCGAAGTCTCGGTCGTCCCGGGCTGGCCTGCAGTTCCCGGTGGGCCGTGTTCACAGGCTCCTGAGAAAGGGTAACTATGCTGAGCGTGTGGGTGCCGGAGCGCCGGTCTATCTGGCTGCGGTGCTGGAGTATCTGACGGCTGAAATCCTGGAGCTGGCCGGCAACGCGGCCCGGGACAACAAGAAGACCCGCATCATCCCCAGGCACCTGCAGCTGGCCGTGCGCAACGACGAGGAGCTCAACAAGCTGCTGGGAGGGGTGACCATCGCACAGGGCGGGGTGCTGCCTAATATCCAGGCCGTGCTGCTGCCCAAGAAAACAGCTGCTGCGGGAGCCGCTAAAAAGTGA
- the LOC122547122 gene encoding histone H2B 1/2-like yields MADEKKAQQASKKGAKKIIKKAPAKGGKKRKRTRKESYAIYIYKVMKQVHPDTGISSKAMSIMNSFVNDIFERIAGEASRLAHYNKRSTISSREIQTAVRLLLPGELAKHAVSEGTKAVTKYTSSK; encoded by the coding sequence ATGGCTGATGAgaagaaagcacagcaagcctCCAAGAAGGGAGCGAAGAAAATCATCAAAAAAGCGCCAGCGAAGGGCGGCAAGAAGAGGAAAAGGACCAGGAAAGAAAGTTATGCCATCTACATCTACAAAGTGATGAAGCAGGTCCACcccgacaccggcatctcctccAAGGCCATGAGCATCATGAATTCGTTCGTCAACGATATTTTCGAGCGCATCGCGGGGGAGGCTTCCCGCCTGGCCCATTACAACAAGCGCAGCACCATCAGCTCCCGGGAGATCCAGACCGCCGTGCGGCTGCTGCTGCCCGGGGAGCTGGCCAAGCACGCCGTGTCGGAGGGCACAAAGGCGGTGACCAAGTACACCAGCTCCAAGTGA